One genomic segment of Actinoplanes ianthinogenes includes these proteins:
- a CDS encoding GTP cyclohydrolase II: protein MIKATVRRQVTVPLRFSDGYGTTAQVMTFDSLADGREHLLLGLGDWRRALTKSAAGGRAPLVRPHSECLTGDVFGSQRCDCGPQLREAAERITEQGGFLLYLRQEGRGIGLYAKLDAYALQDDGLDTYEANLALGHGEDERDYTAAAQMLLALGVDRIRLLSNNPDKARQLDKLGVEVTQRVPTGVHVSAANVRYLRTKASHTSHTIELPLAE, encoded by the coding sequence ATGATCAAGGCCACCGTCCGGCGGCAGGTGACCGTTCCGCTACGGTTTTCCGACGGGTACGGCACCACCGCGCAGGTGATGACCTTCGACTCGCTCGCGGACGGGCGGGAGCACCTGCTGCTCGGCCTCGGTGACTGGCGCCGGGCGCTGACCAAGTCGGCCGCCGGTGGGCGGGCGCCGCTGGTCCGCCCGCACAGCGAGTGCCTGACCGGCGACGTGTTCGGCAGCCAGCGCTGCGACTGCGGGCCGCAGCTGCGCGAGGCCGCCGAGCGGATCACCGAGCAGGGCGGGTTCCTGCTCTACCTGCGTCAGGAGGGCCGCGGGATCGGGCTGTACGCGAAGCTGGACGCGTACGCGTTGCAGGACGACGGGCTGGACACCTACGAGGCGAACCTGGCGCTCGGGCACGGCGAGGACGAGCGGGACTACACCGCCGCCGCGCAGATGCTGCTCGCGCTGGGTGTCGACCGGATCCGGCTGCTCAGCAACAACCCGGACAAGGCGCGACAGCTGGACAAGCTGGGCGTCGAGGTGACCCAGCGGGTGCCGACCGGCGTGCACGTGTCCGCGGCCAATGTCCGATACCTGCGGACCAAGGCCTCACACACCTCGCACACCATCGAACTGCCCCTGGCCGAGTGA
- a CDS encoding RibD family protein has translation MAERPYTLLSCGMSIDGYLDDTTEERLLLSNDADFDRVDEVRAGCDAILVGAATIRQDNPRLLVRSAARRADRLARGLPENPVKVTVTSRADLDPAASFFTTGASEKLVYCATPALARARERLGAVATVVDGGDPVDVHLVSADLAARGVRRLMVEGGGMMHTQFLTRDLADELHVVVAPFFVGDSRAPRFVHDGAFPAGPKNRATLAEVRQIGDCVLLRYGLSDRFQG, from the coding sequence ATGGCTGAGCGTCCTTACACCTTGTTGAGTTGTGGGATGTCGATCGACGGATACCTCGACGACACCACCGAGGAGCGGCTGCTCCTGTCGAACGACGCTGACTTCGACCGGGTCGACGAGGTGCGCGCGGGCTGCGACGCCATCCTGGTCGGTGCCGCCACGATCCGCCAGGACAATCCGCGCCTGCTGGTCCGCTCGGCCGCGCGCCGCGCGGACCGGCTCGCCCGCGGCCTCCCGGAGAACCCGGTCAAGGTGACCGTGACCAGCCGCGCCGACCTCGACCCGGCGGCGTCGTTCTTCACCACCGGCGCGTCGGAGAAACTGGTGTACTGCGCCACACCGGCGCTGGCCCGGGCCCGCGAGCGGCTCGGCGCGGTGGCCACCGTGGTGGACGGCGGCGACCCGGTCGACGTGCACCTGGTCAGCGCCGACCTGGCCGCGCGCGGGGTGCGCCGGCTGATGGTCGAGGGCGGCGGCATGATGCACACCCAGTTCCTCACCCGTGACCTGGCGGACGAGTTGCACGTGGTGGTGGCGCCGTTCTTCGTCGGTGACTCGCGGGCGCCGCGCTTCGTGCACGACGGCGCCTTCCCGGCCGGGCCGAAAAACCGTGCGACGCTCGCCGAGGTCCGCCAGATCGGCGACTGCGTGCTGCTCCGCTACGGGCTCTCGGACCGTTTTCAGGGCTGA
- a CDS encoding lysylphosphatidylglycerol synthase transmembrane domain-containing protein, with the protein MSRSFWAWVRLLGGAGIIALVLWRLGTGAFLDGLRVLDTGTLALAFGIGVLTTVLSAWRWCLVARGLGMRLSLKDATADYYQALFLNAALPGGVLGDVGRAVSHGREEGDVGRGVRAVVLERTAGQIVLLVVGGAVLFTVPSPVLTLIGEHGPVVALTAAGVTVLALVLLLVVKRARRGGSRLSGGVRTGAAEIRSGLLARRNWPGVLFASAMVLAGHLATFLVAARVAGNGASLLKLAPMLLLALLAMGIPLNVGGWGPREGVLAWAFGAAGLSAEQGVTIAVAYGICAFVAAAPGAIVVAVRAARKLRRSAVPSATPPVIPPIAAPSAPLRVRVVLPVRTPALAKPARVHRSSARERVAV; encoded by the coding sequence GTGAGCCGATCGTTCTGGGCCTGGGTCCGCCTGCTCGGCGGCGCCGGGATCATCGCGCTGGTGCTCTGGCGACTGGGCACCGGCGCCTTCCTGGACGGGCTGCGGGTGCTGGACACCGGCACGCTCGCACTGGCCTTCGGGATCGGCGTGCTGACCACGGTGCTCAGCGCCTGGCGGTGGTGCCTGGTGGCCCGCGGCCTGGGCATGCGCCTCTCGCTGAAGGACGCGACCGCCGACTACTACCAGGCGCTGTTCCTGAACGCGGCGCTGCCCGGCGGCGTGCTCGGCGACGTCGGCCGGGCCGTCTCGCACGGGCGTGAGGAGGGCGACGTCGGGCGCGGGGTGCGCGCGGTGGTCCTGGAACGCACCGCGGGGCAGATCGTGCTGCTGGTCGTGGGCGGGGCGGTGCTGTTCACCGTACCGTCGCCGGTGTTGACCCTGATCGGGGAGCACGGACCGGTGGTCGCGCTGACCGCCGCGGGCGTCACGGTCCTCGCGCTGGTCCTGCTCCTGGTGGTGAAGCGGGCGCGGCGCGGCGGCTCCCGGCTCTCCGGTGGCGTGCGGACCGGCGCCGCGGAGATCCGCTCCGGGCTGCTGGCCCGCCGCAACTGGCCGGGCGTGCTGTTCGCCTCCGCCATGGTGCTGGCCGGGCACCTGGCGACGTTCCTGGTCGCGGCCCGGGTGGCCGGCAACGGGGCGTCGCTGCTGAAACTCGCCCCGATGCTGCTGCTCGCGCTGCTGGCCATGGGCATCCCGCTGAACGTCGGCGGCTGGGGACCCCGCGAGGGCGTGCTGGCCTGGGCGTTCGGCGCGGCCGGGCTGAGCGCCGAGCAGGGTGTGACGATCGCGGTCGCCTACGGGATCTGCGCCTTCGTGGCGGCGGCGCCGGGCGCGATCGTGGTCGCGGTCCGGGCCGCGCGGAAGCTGCGCCGGTCCGCGGTCCCCTCCGCGACGCCGCCCGTGATCCCGCCGATTGCCGCGCCCTCGGCGCCGCTGCGGGTCCGGGTCGTTCTTCCGGTACGCACTCCCGCGCTCGCGAAGCCCGCCCGGGTCCACCGGTCCTCGGCACGGGAGCGGGTCGCGGTTTGA
- a CDS encoding class I SAM-dependent methyltransferase, translated as MTGEFSPDWLALREPADADARSLDLVGLLPQPVKVIRDLGCGTGSLGRWLAPRLPVPQFWILTDRDHDLLEIAADRMPEGVNVAIDERDVTALTRDDLTGADLVTCSALLDLLTAAQIDRLVEVCAQARTNALFTLSVTGDVRFTPEDPRDAGVRDAFNAHQRRDSLLGPDAAEYAAAAFAKAGARVITRESPWRLGPDRPELITEWLRGWVGAAAEERPDLPSEEYLSTRGETVAEVTVGHQDVLAIFE; from the coding sequence ATGACCGGAGAATTCAGCCCCGACTGGCTGGCCCTGCGCGAGCCCGCCGACGCCGACGCCCGCTCCCTCGACCTGGTCGGCCTGCTGCCGCAACCGGTCAAGGTGATCCGGGACCTGGGGTGCGGCACCGGCTCGCTGGGCCGCTGGCTGGCGCCGAGGCTGCCGGTCCCGCAGTTCTGGATCCTCACCGACCGCGACCACGACCTGCTGGAGATCGCCGCCGACCGGATGCCGGAGGGCGTCAACGTGGCGATCGACGAGCGGGACGTGACCGCGCTGACCCGGGACGACCTGACCGGCGCCGACCTGGTCACCTGCTCGGCGCTGCTGGACCTGCTGACCGCCGCGCAGATCGACCGGCTCGTCGAGGTGTGCGCCCAGGCCCGGACGAACGCGCTGTTCACCCTCTCGGTCACCGGCGACGTGCGGTTCACGCCGGAGGATCCGCGGGATGCCGGGGTGCGGGACGCGTTCAACGCGCACCAGCGCCGCGACTCGCTGCTCGGGCCGGACGCCGCGGAGTACGCGGCGGCCGCGTTCGCCAAGGCGGGGGCGCGGGTGATCACTCGGGAGAGCCCGTGGCGGCTCGGCCCGGACCGTCCGGAACTGATCACCGAGTGGCTGCGCGGCTGGGTGGGCGCGGCCGCCGAGGAGCGTCCTGACCTGCCGTCCGAGGAGTACCTGAGCACCCGGGGAGAGACCGTTGCGGAGGTCACAGTCGGGCATCAGGATGTTTTAGCGATCTTCGAGTGA
- a CDS encoding glycosyltransferase family 4 protein, which translates to MSFPLHAVLPGGVDDPAAPSGGNRYDREVLNRMPAAAREVVGAWPRPAAADRDRLSRVLAEFPDGATVLLDGLVACGVPEVLEPHAARLRLVILVHLPLSDETGLSPAEAAELRARERRALHLAAGVVATSDQAAAHVAAMHDLARVHVAAPGVDRAEPAVPSPGGHRLLCVASLTHRKGQDLLIKALAQLTDLTWECTFVGAGTKPDAPMTGNIRFAGALAGAELAAAYADADLFVLPSRGETYGMVITEALARGLPVVATEVGGVPEALGSTPAGVPGTLLPPEDPDRLAAVLRTWLTDPELRDRWRARARARRETLTGWDETARRLTAILHDIEKGTR; encoded by the coding sequence GTGAGCTTCCCGCTCCACGCGGTGCTGCCGGGCGGCGTCGACGATCCGGCAGCACCGAGCGGCGGCAACCGCTACGACCGCGAGGTCCTCAACCGCATGCCGGCCGCCGCGCGGGAGGTGGTCGGCGCCTGGCCGCGGCCCGCCGCCGCCGACCGCGACCGCCTGTCCCGCGTCCTCGCGGAGTTCCCGGACGGCGCGACGGTCCTGCTCGACGGGCTGGTCGCCTGCGGCGTCCCGGAGGTGCTGGAGCCGCACGCCGCCCGGCTGCGCCTGGTGATCCTGGTGCACCTGCCGCTCAGCGACGAGACCGGCCTCTCCCCCGCCGAGGCCGCCGAGCTGCGCGCGCGGGAACGCCGGGCCCTGCACCTGGCGGCGGGGGTCGTCGCCACCAGCGATCAGGCCGCCGCACACGTGGCGGCGATGCACGACCTGGCCCGCGTTCACGTGGCGGCCCCGGGGGTCGACCGCGCCGAACCGGCCGTGCCGAGTCCCGGCGGCCACCGCCTGCTGTGCGTGGCCTCGCTGACCCACCGCAAGGGCCAGGATCTCCTGATCAAGGCCCTTGCCCAGCTCACCGACCTGACCTGGGAGTGCACCTTCGTCGGCGCGGGCACCAAGCCGGATGCTCCGATGACCGGGAACATCCGGTTCGCGGGAGCACTCGCGGGCGCGGAGCTGGCGGCGGCCTACGCGGACGCCGACCTGTTCGTCCTGCCGTCCCGCGGCGAGACCTACGGCATGGTGATCACCGAGGCGCTCGCCCGCGGGCTCCCGGTGGTGGCGACCGAGGTGGGCGGCGTCCCGGAAGCGCTCGGCAGCACGCCTGCCGGCGTACCGGGAACTCTTCTGCCTCCGGAAGACCCGGACCGCCTCGCGGCCGTCCTGCGGACCTGGCTCACCGATCCTGAGCTGCGCGATCGCTGGCGCGCGCGGGCGCGAGCCCGCCGCGAGACCCTGACCGGCTGGGACGAGACCGCCCGCCGCCTGACCGCCATCCTGCACGACATCGAGAAAGGAACCAGATGA
- a CDS encoding 6-pyruvoyl trahydropterin synthase family protein: protein MFSVTVRDHIMIAHSFSGEVFGPAQRLHGATFLVDATFRRPELDEDNIVVDIGLASEQLKTICGSLSYRNLDDDPEFSGVNTSTEFLAKVIADRLAVRVTAGELGPGASGLTGIQVTLHESHIAWASYERTLR from the coding sequence TTGTTCAGCGTCACCGTCCGCGACCACATCATGATCGCGCACAGCTTCTCCGGCGAGGTCTTCGGACCCGCGCAGCGGCTGCACGGCGCCACCTTCCTGGTCGACGCCACGTTCCGCCGCCCGGAGCTGGACGAGGACAACATCGTCGTCGACATCGGTCTGGCGAGCGAGCAGCTGAAGACCATCTGCGGCAGCCTGAGCTACCGCAACCTGGACGACGACCCGGAGTTCTCCGGCGTCAACACCTCCACCGAGTTCCTGGCCAAGGTGATCGCCGACCGCCTCGCCGTCCGGGTCACCGCCGGCGAGCTCGGCCCGGGCGCGAGCGGCCTGACCGGCATCCAGGTCACCCTGCACGAGTCGCACATCGCCTGGGCCAGCTACGAGCGAACCCTGCGGTGA
- a CDS encoding zinc-dependent alcohol dehydrogenase — protein sequence MFDARAFWLASPGSGEIRTESVPDPLPGEVRVRTLHSGVSRGTETLVFQGRVPQSQWAGMRAPFQAGDFPAPVKYGYLNVGVVESGPDHLAGRTVFSLFPHQTAYVVPADKVTVVPDGVPAARAVLTGTVETAVNAVWDARPQLGDRITVVGGGMVGSSVAAILAGYPGADVQLVDADPARAAVAEALGVRFARPDEAEKERDIVIHASANPAGLANALELLRTEGTVVELSWYGDRTVPLQLGEHFHSRRLTIRSSQVGGIAPARGRSYAERLTLALDLLRDDRFDALITGRSDFEDLPEVMPQLADGSRPALCHVIDYPGVN from the coding sequence GTGTTCGACGCGAGGGCCTTTTGGTTGGCTTCCCCCGGATCGGGAGAGATACGCACCGAATCGGTGCCGGATCCCCTCCCCGGGGAGGTGCGGGTGCGCACCCTGCACTCCGGGGTGAGCCGCGGCACCGAGACGCTGGTCTTCCAGGGACGGGTGCCGCAGAGCCAGTGGGCCGGCATGCGGGCGCCGTTCCAAGCAGGGGATTTCCCGGCGCCGGTGAAGTACGGATACCTGAACGTCGGGGTGGTCGAGTCCGGTCCGGACCACCTCGCCGGGCGCACGGTTTTCAGCCTTTTCCCGCACCAAACCGCATATGTCGTCCCGGCGGACAAGGTCACCGTGGTGCCGGACGGTGTCCCGGCGGCGCGGGCCGTCCTCACCGGGACGGTGGAAACCGCGGTGAACGCCGTCTGGGATGCCCGGCCCCAGCTGGGTGATCGGATCACGGTCGTCGGTGGCGGCATGGTCGGGTCGTCGGTGGCCGCCATCCTGGCCGGCTACCCGGGCGCCGACGTGCAACTGGTGGACGCCGACCCGGCCCGCGCCGCGGTCGCCGAGGCCCTGGGGGTGCGTTTCGCCCGACCGGACGAAGCGGAAAAAGAGCGGGATATCGTGATTCATGCCAGCGCCAACCCGGCCGGCCTCGCCAACGCACTGGAGCTGCTCCGCACCGAGGGGACCGTGGTCGAGCTCAGCTGGTACGGCGATCGCACGGTCCCGCTCCAGCTGGGCGAGCATTTCCACTCCCGCCGCCTCACCATCCGCAGCAGCCAGGTGGGCGGCATCGCCCCGGCGCGCGGCCGCTCCTACGCCGAGCGCCTGACCCTCGCCCTGGACCTGCTGCGCGACGACCGCTTCGACGCCCTGATCACCGGCCGGTCCGACTTCGAGGACCTGCCCGAGGTGATGCCCCAGCTGGCCGACGGCAGCCGGCCGGCCCTGTGCCACGTCATCGACTACCCCGGCGTGAATTGA
- a CDS encoding CDP-alcohol phosphatidyltransferase family protein, which yields MTISTATTTTPSRAPFAGFAAQLVLLAVLAGTAGLTLGGGIAGIAYGVVLCGVLGAALQRTGMTFLGWANLVTFSRAILAGGVTAMVASSVLGHPVPVWLLVTLATVALAMDGVDGQVARRTGTSSEFGARFDMEVDAFLILVLSVYAAAHYGWWALAIGAFRYAFVAASWALPWLNAALPPRFSRKVVAAQQGVLLALVASGLLPYWASVAVLAVALASLTWSFVRDINWLHRTAVRRRSFVTGRV from the coding sequence GTGACCATCAGTACCGCCACCACGACGACCCCGTCCCGGGCGCCCTTCGCCGGGTTCGCCGCGCAGCTCGTGCTGCTCGCCGTGCTGGCCGGGACCGCGGGACTCACCCTGGGCGGCGGGATCGCCGGGATCGCGTACGGCGTGGTCCTCTGCGGCGTGCTCGGCGCCGCCCTCCAGCGCACCGGGATGACGTTCCTGGGCTGGGCGAACCTGGTCACCTTCAGCCGGGCCATCCTGGCCGGCGGCGTCACCGCGATGGTCGCCAGCTCGGTGCTGGGCCACCCGGTGCCGGTCTGGCTGCTGGTCACGCTCGCCACCGTGGCGCTGGCCATGGACGGCGTCGACGGGCAGGTGGCCCGCCGCACCGGCACCTCCTCCGAGTTCGGCGCCCGCTTCGACATGGAGGTCGACGCGTTCCTGATCCTGGTGCTCAGCGTCTACGCGGCCGCGCACTACGGCTGGTGGGCGCTGGCGATCGGCGCGTTCCGCTACGCCTTCGTCGCCGCCTCGTGGGCGCTGCCCTGGCTCAACGCCGCCCTGCCGCCCCGCTTCTCCCGCAAGGTGGTCGCCGCCCAGCAGGGCGTCCTGCTCGCGCTGGTCGCCTCCGGCCTGCTGCCGTACTGGGCCTCGGTCGCCGTCCTGGCCGTCGCGCTGGCCTCGCTCACCTGGTCCTTCGTCCGGGACATCAACTGGCTGCACCGGACCGCGGTGCGCCGGCGGTCCTTCGTCACCGGACGCGTGTGA
- a CDS encoding ABC transporter substrate-binding protein, whose translation MRLVSLLPSATEIVYALGLGDDLVGVTFECDEPPSARSSKTVVVGGRDTTGMTPAEIDAYVHTQMAAGRDLYTLHADALADLAPDLILTQDLCRVCALPSGHVGDALAHLGCQAEVLSLDPYCLADVLATFIEVSVATGVPEKGRELVAGLESRLAAVAAAVAGRPRPRVAIVEWVDPPFTGGHWVPDLVTAAGGEAVAARPGKRSVQVSWAELAAPRPEIVLVTPCGYHLDGAVRQAEAVLPHFPDAQVWAIDGDGLVVRPGPRLVDGVEAIAGILHPSVVPVPRPGMVTRVR comes from the coding sequence ATGCGACTGGTGTCCCTGCTGCCCTCCGCCACCGAGATCGTGTACGCCCTGGGGCTCGGCGACGACCTGGTCGGCGTGACGTTCGAGTGTGACGAGCCACCGTCCGCGCGGTCCTCGAAGACCGTGGTGGTCGGTGGGCGGGACACCACCGGGATGACGCCGGCCGAGATCGACGCCTACGTGCACACGCAGATGGCGGCCGGCCGCGACCTTTACACACTGCACGCGGACGCGCTGGCCGATCTGGCGCCGGATCTCATCCTGACCCAGGACCTGTGCCGGGTGTGCGCGCTGCCGTCCGGGCACGTCGGGGACGCGCTCGCCCATCTCGGCTGCCAGGCCGAGGTGCTCAGCCTGGATCCGTACTGCCTGGCTGACGTGCTGGCCACGTTCATCGAGGTGAGCGTGGCCACCGGCGTACCGGAAAAGGGCCGTGAGCTGGTCGCGGGCCTGGAGTCGAGGCTGGCCGCGGTGGCGGCGGCGGTCGCCGGCCGCCCGCGGCCGCGAGTGGCGATCGTGGAGTGGGTGGATCCGCCGTTCACCGGCGGGCACTGGGTGCCGGACCTGGTCACGGCGGCCGGTGGCGAGGCGGTGGCGGCGCGGCCCGGCAAGCGGTCGGTGCAGGTCTCCTGGGCCGAGCTGGCCGCCCCCCGGCCGGAGATCGTGCTGGTCACACCGTGCGGTTACCACCTGGACGGTGCGGTGCGGCAGGCGGAGGCGGTGCTGCCGCACTTCCCGGATGCTCAGGTGTGGGCGATCGACGGGGACGGCCTGGTGGTCCGGCCGGGGCCGCGCCTGGTCGACGGCGTCGAGGCGATCGCCGGCATCCTGCATCCGTCGGTGGTGCCGGTCCCGCGCCCCGGGATGGTCACACGCGTCCGGTGA
- a CDS encoding HAAS signaling domain-containing protein, translating to MTTAPLAHADTLVLDYLAALWAASDDLPPTRRDELMKTVTDYLAMRHEPGTDPTPVLTRLGPPDELAEVTRRGYLPLHLRLPTPISAPPAVAPVPARVPVVGGPESTVIALLIGGTFLMPGLAPGAGLLIATGSPRWSVGQKAAGWVLAAGSCGVAMLVVLVLAGWGAGAGVALLLGYLAACAGSVAAGLTLLTGMRRD from the coding sequence ATGACGACAGCCCCGTTGGCCCACGCCGACACCCTGGTCCTCGACTACCTGGCCGCGCTCTGGGCGGCGAGTGACGACCTGCCGCCCACCCGCCGCGACGAGCTGATGAAGACGGTGACCGACTACCTCGCCATGCGGCACGAGCCGGGCACCGATCCGACGCCGGTGCTGACCCGGCTCGGACCGCCCGACGAGCTGGCCGAGGTGACCCGCCGTGGCTATCTGCCGCTGCACCTGCGCCTGCCCACACCGATCTCCGCGCCGCCGGCCGTGGCGCCCGTGCCGGCCCGGGTGCCGGTGGTCGGCGGCCCCGAGTCGACGGTGATCGCGCTGCTGATCGGCGGCACGTTCCTGATGCCCGGGTTGGCGCCCGGCGCCGGCCTGCTGATCGCCACCGGATCGCCCCGGTGGTCGGTGGGGCAGAAAGCGGCCGGGTGGGTGCTCGCCGCCGGGTCGTGCGGGGTCGCCATGCTGGTGGTCCTGGTCCTGGCCGGGTGGGGCGCCGGGGCCGGGGTGGCGCTGCTGCTGGGTTACCTCGCGGCCTGCGCCGGATCGGTGGCGGCCGGCCTCACCCTGCTGACCGGCATGCGCCGCGACTGA
- a CDS encoding alpha/beta fold hydrolase, translating into MVTETMMPVNGIQVCLETFGERTDPPLLLLAGEASSMDWWDDEFCRRLAAGGRFVIRYDHRDTGRSTPFPAGAAYSGVDLMNDALGVLDALGVPAAHLVGLSLGGALAQRIAVEHPHRVLTLTLIGTSAGLGPDAVPVLAGVGAVAVRTPAATEVRLRTATDEVDWSDRRAAVAELIAEVKSRGGPFTPDEPQLRRLAERVFDRSADLGAARLNHREAGYGPPVRDRLAGIEAPTLILHGTLDQRFPAEHPRELARVIPGARLVWLEGVGHEVPPRAVWGQVLSEILDR; encoded by the coding sequence GTGGTGACCGAGACGATGATGCCGGTCAACGGCATACAGGTGTGCCTGGAAACCTTCGGCGAACGCACCGATCCGCCTCTCCTGCTGCTCGCCGGGGAGGCCAGCTCGATGGATTGGTGGGACGACGAGTTCTGCCGCCGGCTGGCCGCCGGCGGTCGCTTCGTGATCCGGTACGACCATCGCGACACGGGCCGATCCACCCCCTTCCCCGCCGGGGCGGCGTACTCCGGGGTGGACCTGATGAACGACGCGCTCGGTGTCCTCGACGCCCTCGGCGTGCCCGCCGCCCACCTGGTCGGGCTGTCCCTGGGCGGCGCACTGGCCCAGCGGATCGCGGTCGAGCACCCGCACCGGGTGCTCACCCTGACCCTGATCGGCACCAGCGCCGGTCTCGGCCCGGACGCCGTCCCGGTGCTGGCCGGCGTCGGTGCGGTCGCGGTCCGCACGCCGGCGGCCACCGAGGTACGCCTGCGCACCGCCACCGACGAGGTCGACTGGTCGGACCGGCGGGCCGCGGTGGCCGAGCTGATCGCCGAGGTCAAGTCCCGCGGCGGCCCGTTCACCCCGGACGAGCCACAGCTGCGCCGCCTCGCCGAGCGTGTCTTCGACCGCTCCGCCGACCTGGGCGCCGCCCGGCTCAACCACCGCGAGGCCGGGTACGGCCCACCGGTGCGCGACCGGCTCGCCGGGATCGAGGCGCCCACGCTGATCCTGCACGGGACGCTCGACCAGCGCTTTCCCGCCGAGCACCCGCGCGAGCTGGCCCGGGTGATCCCGGGCGCCCGGCTCGTGTGGCTGGAGGGCGTCGGTCACGAGGTCCCGCCCCGCGCGGTCTGGGGCCAGGTCCTCAGCGAGATCCTGGACCGGTGA
- a CDS encoding nucleobase:cation symporter-2 family protein, with protein MLPFGRLAVLGLQHVLVMYAGCVAVPLIVGGALKLDGTTIAILVNADLFVAGVVTVVQSLGVWKIFGVRLPVVAGATFTALNPMILIGAKYGMPAVYGAILASGVFGLLVAKPFAKIIHLFPPLVTGTVITIIGLSLIDAGAGLIAGNDDSAPGYGSLSHLALAGAIILLIILINRFTTGFVASLAVLIGLVFGVVVASLMGLVDFSGVGDAGWFGLARPFYFGAPQFQAAATISMCVVMLVIYVESTADMIAVGEAVGKKPSENDIARGLAADGLSGILAGVFNSFLDTAFAQNVGLVQVTRVRSRFVVTAAGVILVLLGLIPKLGEVIAAVPGPVIGAAALVMFATVTAVGIRSLRRVNFDGTQNLLIIAVSLGAGMIPVVAPNFYGKLPDQLQIVFGSSITTTVVVVFLLNLLFNGTGAPSTPERTDQPATEPV; from the coding sequence ATGCTGCCCTTCGGCCGGCTCGCCGTGCTCGGCCTGCAGCATGTCCTCGTCATGTACGCCGGCTGCGTCGCCGTCCCGCTGATCGTCGGCGGCGCGCTCAAGCTCGACGGCACCACCATCGCGATCCTGGTCAACGCCGACCTGTTCGTGGCCGGTGTGGTCACCGTGGTGCAGAGCCTGGGCGTCTGGAAGATCTTCGGCGTCCGCCTGCCGGTCGTGGCCGGCGCCACCTTCACCGCGCTCAACCCGATGATCCTGATCGGCGCGAAATACGGCATGCCCGCCGTCTACGGCGCGATCCTCGCCTCCGGCGTCTTCGGCCTGCTCGTCGCCAAGCCGTTCGCGAAGATCATCCACCTGTTCCCGCCGCTGGTCACCGGTACGGTGATCACCATCATCGGGCTGTCCCTGATCGACGCGGGCGCCGGTCTGATCGCCGGCAACGACGACAGCGCCCCCGGGTACGGCTCGCTCAGCCACCTCGCCCTGGCCGGCGCGATCATCCTGCTGATCATCCTGATCAATCGCTTCACCACCGGTTTCGTCGCCTCGCTCGCGGTGCTGATCGGCCTGGTGTTCGGCGTCGTGGTGGCCTCCCTCATGGGCCTGGTCGACTTCTCGGGCGTCGGCGACGCCGGCTGGTTCGGCCTGGCCCGCCCGTTCTACTTCGGCGCCCCTCAGTTCCAGGCCGCCGCGACCATCTCGATGTGCGTCGTGATGCTGGTGATCTACGTCGAGTCGACGGCCGACATGATCGCGGTCGGCGAGGCGGTCGGGAAGAAGCCGTCCGAGAACGACATCGCCCGCGGTCTGGCCGCCGACGGCCTCTCCGGGATCCTGGCCGGCGTCTTCAACTCGTTCCTGGACACCGCCTTCGCCCAGAACGTCGGCCTGGTCCAGGTCACCCGGGTCCGCAGCCGCTTCGTGGTCACCGCGGCCGGCGTCATCCTGGTCCTGCTCGGCCTGATCCCCAAGCTCGGCGAGGTGATCGCCGCGGTCCCCGGCCCGGTCATCGGCGCCGCCGCCCTGGTCATGTTCGCCACCGTCACCGCGGTGGGCATCCGGAGCCTGCGCCGGGTGAATTTCGACGGCACCCAGAACCTGCTGATCATCGCCGTCTCGCTGGGCGCCGGCATGATCCCGGTGGTCGCTCCGAACTTCTACGGCAAACTCCCCGACCAGCTGCAGATCGTCTTCGGCAGCAGCATCACCACCACCGTCGTGGTCGTCTTCCTGCTGAACCTCCTCTTCAACGGCACCGGTGCACCGTCCACCCCGGAGAGGACCGACCAGCCGGCGACCGAGCCGGTGTGA